In Pseudobacter ginsenosidimutans, the following are encoded in one genomic region:
- a CDS encoding SusC/RagA family TonB-linked outer membrane protein: protein MARNTYTMMLDDWYPTGLGASLNYMGNNKLTWEKQISWNIGTRVFWQKKYMLELNYYHKRTYDLITDVSLPSSSGFNVYRDNIGQVLNKGFEVKTSLNLVNKKNTNIIFIANLAHNRNSIVKIAESLKSYNNRIDEYYGQYNSSTFPQSILTLNDNNAKFARPIMKFEEGNSLTTIYGMQSLGINPANGRELYLKRDGTVTYDWNAADQQPIGNSEPWAQGSFGLNARYKQFSLYTSFFYEWGGEQYNQTMVNNVENANLLYYNADGRVLTQRWQKPGDIAPLKAIQDRYFITRPTSRFIQQNNYISFNSLSIGYDFLPAQLKKVGMSSLRASILMSDVALFSTIKREMGLDYPYARTFTFTINASF from the coding sequence ATGGCCCGTAATACCTATACCATGATGCTGGACGACTGGTATCCAACCGGTCTTGGCGCCAGCCTCAACTACATGGGCAACAATAAGCTCACCTGGGAAAAACAGATCTCCTGGAATATCGGCACCCGCGTTTTCTGGCAGAAGAAATATATGCTGGAACTGAATTACTATCACAAACGCACATACGATCTGATCACAGACGTGTCTCTGCCCTCCTCATCCGGATTCAACGTGTACCGCGATAATATCGGACAGGTGCTCAACAAGGGTTTTGAAGTGAAGACCAGTCTCAACCTGGTGAACAAAAAGAATACGAATATCATCTTCATCGCCAACCTGGCCCATAACCGCAACAGTATCGTGAAGATCGCGGAATCACTGAAGAGCTATAACAACCGCATTGATGAATACTACGGACAATACAACAGTTCCACTTTTCCTCAATCCATTCTCACCCTGAACGATAACAATGCCAAGTTTGCACGGCCTATCATGAAATTCGAAGAAGGCAATTCTCTCACCACCATCTACGGCATGCAATCGCTCGGCATCAATCCTGCCAATGGCCGTGAGCTGTATCTGAAGCGCGACGGTACTGTCACCTACGACTGGAACGCCGCAGACCAGCAACCCATCGGCAATTCAGAGCCCTGGGCCCAGGGTTCCTTCGGCCTGAATGCGCGGTATAAACAGTTTTCCCTCTACACCAGCTTCTTCTATGAATGGGGCGGAGAACAATACAATCAAACCATGGTGAACAATGTGGAGAATGCCAACCTGCTTTACTACAACGCAGACGGACGCGTGCTCACACAACGCTGGCAAAAACCAGGAGACATCGCTCCACTGAAAGCAATACAGGACAGGTACTTCATCACAAGACCCACGTCCCGCTTTATCCAGCAGAACAATTATATCTCCTTCAACTCATTGTCCATCGGCTACGATTTCCTGCCGGCACAATTGAAAAAAGTGGGCATGAGCTCTTTGAGGGCATCTATTCTGATGAGCGATGTTGCACTGTTCTCAACTATCAAAAGAGAAATGGGTCTGGACTATCCCTATGCCCGCACTTTCACTTTCACCATCAACGCAAGCTTCTAA
- a CDS encoding carboxypeptidase-like regulatory domain-containing protein yields the protein MKITAILLLAGSLHLAAATHSQTVTLTAHELPLTKVFGIIKKQTGYSVFGKASLLNNCLPVSIKASNMPLLEFLDSVMRKQPIGYRILDKTIFLLNREEKENEKQRRSQLSFPDETEAPLPVPVSGITLTEDGKPLEGVSIRIKGANSGVNSDVQGKFSINAEPDQVLVFTHVNMTMREIKVKDFPSNGKVILKQKDATMNDVVVTGYANIRRESFTGTYTQITKADLQKVTANNLISALQVFDPSFRIAQNISVGSNPNVLPEFYVRGQSGFPGMKELDKIQSGSDVSQFSLKNNPNTPIFILDGFEVSIEKVFDMNINRIANITILKDAAATAMYGSRASNGVVVIETIAPKPGEFRVNYTGNYFITAPDLSSYNMMDAREKLDAEWAAQSYLPFLEKDNPYYQGTLRENLWYMQQKENAIAKGVNTYWLSQPLSTMFNHSHYVFVEGGSQAVRVGLELRYENQNGVMKKSGRNRMGAGLTLQYQTTGIQIRNQLTFDQVDMKDSPYGNFSDYSRQQPYFALYDEKTGSLLRTLPDYDGRGPQINPLFESTVGNFSRSKYHEWTDNLTANLYLNKFFFIRGQLAVDLKETSSDKFISPTSTRYDNITAFEKGELRQTSNYMLDWNANLFGSYNRTIDAHNINLSAGFNAKSTNEDFSTALYRGFPGPSYSSPSHAHEITSKPLLSDNKKRLFGSFATVNYSLNNIYLFDGSFRLDGSSEFGTDKKWAPFWSAGTGINLHNTSIFRNNPNLTELRVTANIGQTGKSNFSPSWPVIPIP from the coding sequence ATGAAAATTACAGCCATCCTGCTGCTGGCAGGCAGCCTGCATCTCGCTGCAGCCACGCACTCGCAGACCGTTACGCTTACCGCACATGAGCTGCCACTTACAAAAGTGTTCGGCATCATCAAAAAACAAACAGGTTATTCCGTGTTCGGAAAAGCCAGCCTCCTGAACAATTGTCTTCCCGTTTCCATCAAAGCCAGCAATATGCCACTGCTTGAATTCCTGGACAGTGTGATGAGGAAACAACCGATCGGATACCGGATCCTCGATAAAACCATTTTCCTGCTCAACAGGGAGGAAAAAGAAAATGAAAAACAACGGCGATCCCAACTCAGCTTCCCCGATGAAACAGAAGCACCACTGCCTGTCCCCGTTTCCGGCATTACTCTCACGGAAGATGGCAAACCGCTCGAAGGCGTCAGCATTCGTATCAAAGGCGCCAATTCCGGCGTCAATTCGGATGTGCAGGGAAAATTCAGTATCAATGCCGAGCCAGACCAGGTGCTGGTTTTCACACATGTGAACATGACCATGCGTGAGATCAAAGTGAAAGATTTCCCCTCTAACGGCAAAGTGATCCTGAAACAAAAAGATGCCACCATGAACGATGTAGTGGTCACTGGCTACGCCAATATCCGCCGCGAAAGTTTTACAGGCACCTACACACAGATCACCAAAGCAGATCTTCAGAAAGTAACGGCCAACAATCTCATCAGCGCCCTGCAGGTTTTCGATCCATCTTTCCGGATAGCTCAGAATATCAGTGTAGGCTCCAATCCAAATGTGCTGCCGGAATTCTATGTAAGAGGACAATCAGGCTTCCCCGGAATGAAGGAGCTGGACAAGATCCAATCGGGTTCCGATGTATCACAGTTTTCGCTCAAGAACAATCCGAATACGCCCATCTTCATCCTGGACGGATTTGAAGTGAGCATCGAGAAAGTGTTTGACATGAACATCAACCGTATTGCCAATATCACTATCCTCAAAGATGCGGCCGCCACTGCCATGTATGGAAGCCGCGCTTCCAATGGCGTAGTGGTGATAGAGACCATCGCACCCAAACCAGGCGAGTTCCGCGTGAACTACACAGGCAACTATTTCATAACAGCTCCCGATCTCTCCAGCTATAACATGATGGATGCACGCGAGAAGCTCGATGCCGAGTGGGCAGCACAGAGCTACCTGCCTTTCCTGGAAAAAGACAACCCTTATTATCAGGGCACGCTAAGGGAGAATCTCTGGTACATGCAACAAAAAGAAAATGCCATTGCCAAAGGCGTGAATACTTACTGGCTGAGCCAACCACTCAGCACCATGTTCAACCACAGTCATTATGTATTTGTGGAAGGCGGCTCACAAGCTGTTCGGGTTGGACTGGAACTTCGATACGAAAACCAGAACGGAGTAATGAAAAAATCAGGTCGCAACCGCATGGGCGCCGGCCTCACACTGCAATACCAGACTACCGGCATCCAGATCAGGAACCAGCTCACTTTCGATCAAGTGGATATGAAAGATTCTCCCTACGGAAATTTCAGCGACTATTCAAGGCAGCAACCCTATTTTGCCCTGTACGACGAGAAGACCGGCAGCCTGCTCAGAACGCTGCCCGATTATGATGGACGCGGGCCACAGATCAATCCATTGTTCGAATCTACTGTTGGCAATTTTTCAAGATCGAAATACCATGAGTGGACAGACAACCTCACCGCCAATCTCTACCTGAATAAATTCTTTTTCATCCGCGGACAACTGGCAGTGGACCTGAAAGAAACCAGCAGCGATAAATTCATTTCGCCTACCTCTACCCGTTATGACAATATCACGGCATTTGAAAAAGGGGAACTCCGGCAGACTTCCAACTACATGCTGGACTGGAATGCCAATCTTTTCGGATCGTACAACCGTACCATCGATGCTCATAATATCAACCTTTCCGCAGGCTTCAATGCCAAGTCAACCAACGAAGATTTCTCCACCGCCCTTTACCGTGGCTTTCCGGGGCCCAGCTATTCATCGCCCTCCCATGCGCATGAGATCACCAGCAAGCCGCTCCTGAGCGATAACAAGAAACGCCTCTTCGGTTCCTTTGCTACTGTCAACTACAGCCTGAACAATATCTATCTCTTCGATGGTTCTTTCAGACTGGACGGTTCTTCTGAATTCGGCACCGATAAGAAATGGGCGCCTTTCTGGTCTGCAGGCACAGGTATCAATCTTCACAATACATCGATCTTCCGCAATAACCCCAACCTCACGGAACTGAGGGTAACTGCCAATATCGGGCAGACCGGTAAAAGCAATTTCTCCCCTTCATGGCCCGTAATACCTATACCATGA
- a CDS encoding FecR family protein: protein MKQGFNNLLERYIADQLTPEELEAFLEMARQAEYAAAIQAQIGRLLESDQLEDLSEGMDIDRQFRLMLQKAQEEKKVSPSIVSLLLRRWWAAAAILLLAAGGLFYMLKTHREPVPVVVQAKDIMPGNEGAVLTLADGRKIVLDTLTNGFISAQNGSAVILDEGKLSYKSTGNAGESVSYNTMSTPRGRQFQLMLPDGTRVWLNAESSIHYPTSFTGDERRVIVTGEAYFEVAREAKQPFFVQIGTDAEVKVLGTHFNVNTYQDDGAIRTTLLEGAVSVSLLKQPTNATVRLQPGQQAWFSDISPEAIKTAETDTEKVMAWRNGFFNFDGASIRVIMKQLERWYDISVVYDKDAPNTEFFGEMSRNVNLAELIATLEQMGVRLKMEPGRKLRVLR, encoded by the coding sequence ATGAAACAAGGATTCAACAACCTGCTGGAGCGATACATCGCCGATCAACTGACCCCGGAAGAGCTGGAGGCTTTTCTCGAAATGGCGCGCCAGGCCGAATATGCGGCCGCTATCCAGGCGCAGATCGGAAGACTGCTGGAAAGTGATCAACTGGAAGACCTCTCCGAAGGAATGGATATCGACCGGCAATTCCGTCTCATGCTGCAAAAAGCGCAGGAGGAAAAAAAAGTTTCGCCAAGCATTGTTTCACTTTTACTTCGTCGATGGTGGGCTGCCGCTGCTATCCTGTTACTGGCAGCGGGCGGCCTTTTCTATATGTTGAAAACCCACCGGGAACCTGTTCCGGTGGTGGTCCAGGCCAAAGATATCATGCCCGGAAACGAAGGCGCAGTGCTCACGCTGGCTGATGGCAGGAAGATCGTACTGGATACACTCACTAACGGATTCATATCAGCGCAAAATGGATCAGCAGTGATCCTGGACGAAGGAAAGCTCAGCTATAAATCCACCGGTAATGCAGGTGAATCAGTCTCTTATAATACCATGAGTACTCCAAGAGGCAGGCAATTCCAGTTGATGTTGCCCGATGGTACCCGTGTATGGTTGAATGCGGAAAGCTCCATCCATTATCCCACGAGCTTTACAGGCGACGAACGAAGAGTGATTGTTACAGGTGAAGCCTATTTCGAAGTGGCGAGAGAAGCAAAACAGCCATTCTTTGTGCAGATCGGAACTGATGCGGAAGTGAAAGTGCTGGGCACACATTTCAATGTGAACACTTACCAGGACGATGGCGCCATCCGTACTACCCTTCTCGAAGGTGCTGTATCCGTCAGCCTGCTGAAACAGCCCACCAATGCTACGGTACGGCTTCAGCCGGGACAACAGGCATGGTTCAGCGACATAAGCCCGGAAGCCATCAAAACGGCTGAAACAGATACGGAAAAAGTAATGGCCTGGCGAAATGGCTTCTTCAATTTCGATGGCGCCAGCATTCGTGTGATCATGAAACAACTGGAACGTTGGTACGATATTTCGGTGGTATACGACAAAGACGCACCCAACACGGAATTTTTTGGTGAGATGAGCAGAAATGTGAACCTGGCGGAGTTGATCGCCACACTGGAACAAATGGGTGTTCGCCTGAAGATGGAGCCCGGCAGAAAACTCAGAGTACTTCGATAA
- a CDS encoding DUF4843 domain-containing protein yields the protein MKLIQYLLIPCCILALFSSCKKDEIELYKGDEYIQFSKNYTDSSAFSFLALPDEDEGAMPLTVELIGKPVDKDRQYKITVVKEASTAEEGNYALPSGFTLPANSIADTAWITIKKTPAISVKPLRLVLRITPTDDFRQGQTDYSIAIINISNVIAQPGWWKERVEWYFLGDYSNKKYQLFIQVTGKVDLNPANEPELRNYTILFKNYLLMEKDAGRTVYEEDGSEMTVALIGG from the coding sequence ATGAAACTGATTCAATACCTGCTCATCCCCTGCTGCATCCTCGCATTGTTCAGCAGTTGTAAGAAAGATGAGATCGAATTATACAAAGGAGATGAATACATTCAGTTCAGTAAGAACTATACAGACTCCTCCGCTTTCTCCTTCCTGGCCCTGCCCGATGAGGATGAAGGCGCCATGCCACTGACCGTGGAACTGATCGGTAAACCGGTGGACAAAGACAGACAATATAAGATCACTGTGGTGAAAGAAGCCTCCACCGCGGAAGAGGGCAACTACGCCCTGCCTTCCGGCTTCACCCTCCCCGCCAACAGCATCGCAGACACCGCCTGGATCACCATCAAAAAAACGCCTGCCATCTCCGTGAAACCGCTGAGACTGGTATTGCGCATCACACCCACCGATGATTTCAGACAGGGACAAACCGATTATTCCATCGCCATCATCAATATATCTAACGTAATTGCACAACCGGGATGGTGGAAGGAGCGTGTAGAATGGTATTTTCTGGGAGATTATTCAAACAAGAAATACCAGCTCTTCATCCAGGTAACAGGTAAAGTAGACCTCAATCCAGCCAATGAGCCTGAGCTCCGCAATTACACCATTCTGTTCAAAAATTACCTGCTCATGGAAAAAGATGCGGGCAGAACAGTTTATGAAGAAGATGGCTCCGAAATGACCGTAGCCCTCATCGGCGGATAA
- a CDS encoding linear amide C-N hydrolase, which produces MKSLFLTTALLFYCFAHQSDACTRVMYKGLNNLFLTARSMDWKEDIMPSLWIFPKGMSRSGEAGPNSLKWTSKHGSVVCSAYEFCSTDGMNEKGLVANLLWLAESEYPTYTSGKPGLSIAAWVQYVLDNFSTVAEAVKELEQEKFIVVSDKVPGEDRMANLHLSLSDPSGDNAVLEYIKGKLIIHHSPEFVVMTNSPTYEKQLALNEYWKEIGGTVMLPGTNRASDRFVRASFYTEAIPKTDNTRVAVASVFSVIRNASTPYGITTPDQPNISSTRWRSVSDHKNLVYYFETVLTPNTFWVNFKDIDFSEKGKVKKLPLSNGETYAGNASARFKDAAPFKFLGLSQ; this is translated from the coding sequence ATGAAATCATTGTTCCTCACTACCGCTTTACTGTTTTATTGTTTCGCACATCAGTCGGATGCCTGTACGCGTGTGATGTACAAAGGACTGAACAACCTGTTCCTCACAGCCCGGTCCATGGACTGGAAAGAAGATATCATGCCCAGTCTGTGGATCTTTCCAAAAGGCATGTCAAGATCAGGAGAAGCCGGCCCCAACTCCCTGAAATGGACATCCAAGCATGGCAGTGTGGTCTGCTCCGCCTACGAATTCTGCAGCACGGATGGCATGAACGAAAAAGGATTGGTGGCCAACCTGCTCTGGCTGGCAGAATCTGAATATCCCACCTATACTTCCGGCAAACCAGGGCTCAGCATTGCCGCCTGGGTGCAGTATGTACTCGACAATTTCTCCACTGTTGCGGAAGCAGTGAAAGAACTGGAGCAGGAAAAATTCATCGTGGTGTCCGATAAAGTACCGGGTGAAGACCGGATGGCCAACCTGCATTTATCACTCTCCGACCCTTCAGGCGACAATGCAGTTCTCGAATACATCAAGGGCAAACTGATCATTCACCACAGTCCTGAGTTTGTAGTGATGACCAACTCTCCCACATACGAAAAACAACTTGCGCTGAACGAGTACTGGAAAGAGATAGGCGGCACCGTTATGCTTCCCGGCACCAATCGTGCATCCGACAGATTTGTCCGCGCATCCTTCTACACCGAAGCCATTCCGAAAACAGATAATACACGTGTAGCCGTAGCCAGTGTATTCAGTGTGATCCGTAACGCATCTACACCTTATGGTATCACTACGCCGGATCAGCCCAATATTTCTTCCACCAGGTGGAGGTCTGTTTCCGATCATAAGAACCTGGTGTACTATTTTGAAACAGTGCTCACACCCAATACCTTTTGGGTAAATTTCAAAGACATTGATTTTTCCGAAAAGGGAAAAGTGAAAAAACTTCCACTGTCTAACGGAGAAACATATGCGGGAAATGCATCGGCCCGGTTTAAGGATGCAGCTCCTTTCAAATTCCTGGGATTGTCTCAGTGA
- a CDS encoding RNA polymerase sigma factor has protein sequence MQGDPIHNEKELVLMVARGDESAYRQLFEHYWPRVYSVALLLAKVPEAAEDAAQEIFAQLWIKKEQLVNVREFRAYLFATARNHIFNKLRGQVFTGSFTAYLQEYFSDALANPAATLEFKEAEQIIHNGINQLTPQQQKVFRLSRFQGLSHAEIAAETGLSQRTVKNYIVSANLSLRNYLEKHAGSSVIFLWMLLSL, from the coding sequence TTGCAAGGTGATCCCATACATAACGAAAAGGAACTGGTTCTGATGGTGGCCCGCGGCGATGAATCTGCCTACAGGCAGCTATTTGAGCATTACTGGCCGAGAGTCTATTCCGTAGCGCTCCTGCTGGCCAAAGTGCCGGAAGCAGCCGAGGATGCAGCACAGGAGATCTTCGCACAGCTATGGATAAAAAAAGAGCAACTGGTGAATGTAAGGGAATTCCGCGCCTACCTTTTTGCCACCGCCAGGAATCATATCTTCAATAAATTACGCGGACAGGTTTTCACAGGCAGCTTTACAGCTTATCTCCAGGAATATTTCAGCGATGCCCTTGCCAACCCGGCCGCTACGCTGGAATTCAAAGAGGCGGAACAGATCATCCACAATGGTATCAACCAGCTTACACCGCAACAGCAAAAGGTATTCAGACTTAGCCGGTTTCAGGGACTGAGCCATGCAGAGATCGCTGCTGAAACCGGTCTTTCCCAAAGAACTGTCAAGAATTATATTGTCAGCGCCAATCTTTCGCTTCGCAATTACCTGGAGAAACATGCCGGTTCTTCCGTTATTTTTCTCTGGATGCTGCTATCCTTATAA
- a CDS encoding PKD-like family lipoprotein, whose amino-acid sequence MKSPLQILILCIILMATACYKDKGNYDIIEYSKINNITHPTVPPVILGDSLKLKPAFSWEHPERDTTGNAFEFEWRQLDSVVSRERNLGYVPDITGYVMIYLHVKEKATGIVTRFSIQVQVISSYKAGWMLLTKDQGKSVISFVRRDAKRDNNNQLYYEYKYFPDVYNQLHPDAPLGNNPVKFASKAFPDYTADEVLLLQGNATTYLNGSDLSKVIELRNEFNGNAFPNNAVPVDYVDGGPVNFTLLSDGNVYWKRNSVTMGGIHQGKFMDVPVYFEGGGAHISKIIDVSIDYTYFLYLYDDLHKRFLGLFTTTGDDSFLGGKLYLANGSTPPAGFVDLNNQAGYALIYCSDYANGAYFMNIIKNETSGQYLLQNYRLTRRGTVLEANEHQQEAFAGNGIVTDNTIYHRIRNSSYLFFGEGSKLYFYDVNTKQVKLYHDFGNGVIKAITTDAPGGELGVALSNGVFSICSLKTEILGSANPAPPASCSHSNRWEISWTSVGNGALTMNTFSEDIRDPFTKKLNTR is encoded by the coding sequence ATGAAATCACCCCTTCAAATATTGATCCTTTGTATAATACTGATGGCTACGGCCTGTTACAAGGACAAAGGGAATTACGACATCATTGAATACAGCAAGATCAACAATATCACGCATCCTACCGTGCCTCCGGTGATACTGGGAGATTCCCTGAAGCTCAAACCAGCCTTCTCCTGGGAACATCCTGAAAGGGACACAACAGGTAACGCTTTCGAATTCGAGTGGCGTCAACTGGATTCCGTTGTATCCCGCGAACGTAACCTCGGCTATGTGCCGGACATCACCGGCTATGTTATGATCTACCTGCATGTGAAAGAAAAAGCAACAGGGATCGTTACACGATTTTCGATACAGGTGCAGGTGATCTCATCTTACAAGGCAGGCTGGATGCTGCTTACAAAAGACCAGGGTAAATCTGTAATATCTTTCGTAAGACGGGATGCCAAAAGGGATAACAACAATCAGCTTTATTATGAGTACAAATATTTCCCCGATGTATACAACCAGTTGCATCCGGACGCTCCACTCGGCAATAATCCCGTAAAATTCGCCAGCAAAGCCTTTCCTGATTACACAGCAGATGAAGTGCTGCTTTTACAGGGTAATGCTACTACCTACCTGAATGGCTCCGATCTCTCAAAAGTGATCGAACTCAGGAATGAATTCAATGGCAATGCTTTTCCCAATAACGCCGTGCCGGTTGATTATGTGGACGGCGGCCCTGTCAACTTCACTTTACTCAGTGATGGCAATGTGTACTGGAAAAGAAATTCCGTAACGATGGGCGGTATCCACCAGGGTAAGTTCATGGATGTACCCGTGTACTTCGAAGGCGGCGGCGCCCATATCAGCAAAATCATCGATGTAAGCATCGACTACACTTATTTTCTTTATCTGTATGACGACCTGCACAAACGCTTCCTCGGCCTCTTCACCACCACCGGCGACGATTCCTTCCTCGGAGGCAAACTGTACCTGGCCAACGGCAGCACACCGCCCGCAGGTTTCGTTGACCTGAATAACCAGGCCGGTTATGCGCTGATCTATTGCAGCGACTATGCCAATGGCGCTTATTTCATGAACATCATCAAAAACGAAACAAGCGGCCAGTACCTGTTACAGAACTATCGACTCACCAGGAGAGGTACAGTACTGGAAGCCAACGAACACCAGCAGGAAGCATTTGCCGGCAATGGCATCGTAACAGACAATACCATTTACCATCGCATCCGCAATTCTTCCTATCTCTTCTTCGGGGAAGGCAGCAAATTGTATTTCTACGATGTGAATACCAAACAGGTTAAGCTCTATCACGATTTTGGCAACGGTGTTATCAAAGCCATCACCACCGATGCACCAGGCGGCGAGCTGGGCGTAGCGCTCAGCAATGGTGTATTCTCCATCTGCAGTCTCAAAACAGAAATACTGGGCAGCGCCAACCCGGCGCCACCGGCATCCTGTTCTCACAGCAACAGGTGGGAGATATCGTGGACCTCAGTTGGAAATGGGGCTCTTACTATGAATACGTTTTCAGAAGATATCCGTGATCCGTTCACTAAAAAACTCAACACTCGATAA
- a CDS encoding RagB/SusD family nutrient uptake outer membrane protein, with translation MKPIQRWLLLLLLPLYTFQGCNKFLDVSSNDQVLQESIFKNGEGIRIAVNGVYRLLSGTDLYGKNLSWGVISAMGNNYDYYYTPFDMRDAASFNYESSSTQSLMEQVWKRSYNVLANCNNIIQEVGKKDTGVFAQGSNEKNMILGEMYGIRAMVHFDLLRIFAPSPAAGATGLTIPYVSSYPDYQPARLDMPTIFTRIIEDMTKAQSLLASIDTVFLRSTMRLPTGRIKTANSPYNIPQGEFFCFRAQRMNYFAATALLARIQLYKGDYVEAYKQAKIVYDAQRRNWFAWTSSIYQGQITDVDFIYTKRPDELVLAFSNSFNYDNYDAIINSNQGQSQFFRMNSGYMSKLFEGDLDDFRLVGWYNRYNDQRYLTWQRPRGNSYNAEQVLKSQGPLLPVIRFTEMYHILIECLLRQQNTGDAIPIFNTLRINRGAKTPINPAATPGQLMDMLVKDITRESLTEGQTFFLYKRLNRNIFNGATDLVMAPQDWYAPFPLSETAYML, from the coding sequence ATGAAACCTATACAACGCTGGCTGCTGCTGCTTTTGCTTCCCTTGTATACATTCCAGGGCTGTAACAAATTCCTGGATGTTTCTTCCAATGACCAGGTATTGCAGGAAAGTATCTTCAAGAATGGAGAAGGTATCCGCATTGCCGTGAACGGCGTATATCGCCTGCTCTCCGGCACTGACCTGTATGGCAAGAACCTGAGCTGGGGAGTGATCAGCGCCATGGGAAACAATTACGATTACTATTACACGCCTTTCGACATGCGTGATGCAGCATCATTCAATTACGAATCGTCATCCACACAATCGCTCATGGAGCAGGTATGGAAACGGTCCTATAATGTGCTGGCCAATTGCAATAATATCATTCAGGAAGTTGGAAAGAAAGACACAGGTGTATTTGCGCAGGGCTCCAATGAAAAGAATATGATCCTTGGAGAAATGTACGGCATCCGCGCCATGGTGCATTTCGACCTGCTGCGCATCTTTGCCCCCTCACCCGCCGCCGGAGCAACAGGACTTACCATCCCTTATGTGAGCAGCTATCCGGATTATCAGCCTGCAAGGCTCGACATGCCCACCATCTTCACCAGGATCATTGAGGATATGACGAAGGCGCAATCCCTGCTGGCCAGCATCGATACCGTTTTCCTCAGAAGTACTATGAGATTGCCCACAGGAAGGATCAAAACAGCCAATTCCCCCTACAATATTCCACAGGGCGAATTCTTCTGCTTCCGCGCGCAACGCATGAACTATTTCGCCGCCACCGCACTGCTTGCCAGGATACAACTCTACAAAGGCGACTACGTGGAAGCCTACAAGCAGGCGAAGATCGTATACGATGCACAGCGCAGGAACTGGTTTGCATGGACCAGCTCCATCTACCAGGGACAGATAACCGATGTTGATTTCATCTATACCAAAAGGCCGGATGAACTGGTGCTCGCCTTCTCCAATTCATTCAACTACGATAATTACGATGCCATCATCAACAGCAACCAGGGACAAAGCCAGTTCTTCCGGATGAACAGTGGCTATATGAGCAAACTCTTTGAAGGAGACCTGGACGATTTCCGTCTTGTTGGCTGGTACAACCGTTACAACGACCAGCGCTACCTCACCTGGCAAAGGCCACGTGGCAACAGCTACAATGCAGAGCAGGTGCTGAAATCACAGGGTCCGCTCCTGCCCGTGATCCGCTTCACGGAGATGTACCATATCCTCATCGAATGCCTCCTCAGGCAGCAAAATACCGGGGACGCCATCCCCATCTTCAATACCCTTCGCATCAACCGCGGCGCCAAAACACCCATCAACCCCGCTGCAACGCCAGGCCAACTGATGGACATGCTGGTGAAGGATATTACCCGGGAATCATTGACGGAAGGACAAACCTTCTTTCTCTACAAGAGACTCAACCGGAACATCTTCAATGGCGCCACAGACCTGGTGATGGCTCCCCAGGACTGGTATGCTCCATTTCCATTGAGTGAAACCGCTTACATGCTTTAA